aacagaaaacaaaagtgtgttctgtaaagtttatttttattttattttttgattttatttaagtcggatcTGGGTCTGAGACCGGGTCCGAGTCCGGATCGGGTGCTAAGTTCGGCACCAGGGCTAGGGCGGAGTTTGGGTCTGAGCCGAAGTCTAAaacattgataaaaaaattgtttaaaaaaaataataaaagtgagttttttgtttttaaaattttgattttcaattaaaaaattgaaaagtaaaaacagttttatagaacatgtttttgaaaaatattttcactttcctaattttaataacaaaaaactgattaaaaaattgttaccaaacgacaccttaacttttcaataatttttcaaCAAATATATTAGTACCGTGGCCAAACAGCAacatactctttttttttttttttgttagataAATGCTACAGCaacatattcttttttttttttagataaatgCTAAAAGATATCACTAGTGTCAAACACCTTCCTACGTGTCAATATCACTATTAGTCTAATTAAGTATCGaatcttatataatttaatttaatatcgcTATTAGTCTAACTAAGTATCctatctcatataatttaatataataacttttagggagtatcgctagctaATCGTAGAGCGACACGTCTTAAAAGTGCTACGCACAGCCCAATAataatactcttttttttttattattattatttttatatattaaataaattatgtttaaattgtataaaaaaatagttagtgGCCGAGAAAAATAACATTACCCGTTGCCAGCATTGGAGATCGCCTAAGAACCCACCTCCCACGCTCCTCACAATTATACTCTACAAAAagtaaaaacatatataaaaagacaaaataaacaaataaaatatttaaaaaaaatgacacaCCATCCAATATCAATATAACCaacaattattattatgtattccaTTCCAATTTTGTACAAAATATGGATTACTCCTCCAAAGAGGTGGCTGTCGAGTTCCCTTCCTTCCGACTCTACAAAGACGGCACAGTTGACCGCTTCGACGGAGACATAACCGTTCTCCCCTCCCCTTACACCGAAAACGGAGTACGATCCAAGGACATCGTCATCTCACCAGCTTCCGGACTCTCCGCCAGGCTTTTCCTCCCAAAAATATCTGATCCAACCCAAAAGCTACCTCTCCTACTATACTACCACGGCGGTGCATTCGTTATTGGATCGCCATTCTCTCCCATATTCAGCGCCTTCGTCGCTTCTGTAGCCGCCGAAGCAAACGTCATCGCTTTGTCAGTGAACTACCGAAGGGCTCCAGAGAATCCCCTACCAGCCGCTTTCGAGGACGCATGGGAAGCGATTCAGTGGGTCGCGGCCCATTACCGTGGAAATGGGTCGGAAGAGTGGATCAACCAATACGCCGATCTCGAGAG
Above is a genomic segment from Cannabis sativa cultivar Pink pepper isolate KNU-18-1 unplaced genomic scaffold, ASM2916894v1 Contig3, whole genome shotgun sequence containing:
- the LOC115706188 gene encoding 2-hydroxyisoflavanone dehydratase, whose amino-acid sequence is MDYSSKEVAVEFPSFRLYKDGTVDRFDGDITVLPSPYTENGVRSKDIVISPASGLSARLFLPKISDPTQKLPLLLYYHGGAFVIGSPFSPIFSAFVASVAAEANVIALSVNYRRAPENPLPAAFEDAWEAIQWVAAHYRGNGSEEWINQYADLERVFVGGDSAGGTLANNIVLRAAVDGPRTVGLILYFPFFDGDEERNKLLNYIFPSYSGPGDLLVNPLSDPNLAKLGCSKVVVFVAENDSLKDRGWAYYEALKKSGWSGLVEIMEIEGEGHDFHLIKPESEKARDVMKRTVSFLNEA